A single Prochlorococcus marinus XMU1410 DNA region contains:
- a CDS encoding NAD(P)/FAD-dependent oxidoreductase, producing the protein MIGFDVVIIGGGLSGSSTALNLSKKGYSVLIIEKEKSQDYKPCAGGMASSMQRFLPLDIKDSIESKIKNVEFRWKASDNVTADLTGESPFWIIKREKLDQLLLEESLSNGAQIMRPLLIEKIIKKNDKWEITCNNEIKYITEFIVIADGSQSKWAGYFNLGPRKPKFANTISLRLKGLGEIPRDAVRFEFGFIKYGFAWAFPLRESLNIGLGTFINNGLLENQSINKQVIRSFGFDDFPHKTISKKLRIWNGFHSINGDKVLAVGDAASLCDPFLAEGIRPSLISSFYAAEYIDQCLSGKVDDLNLYTKKINNIWGKSMAWGRRIAQVFYRFPRTGYQLGVKRKTAPKRIAQILSGEMSYEDIAKRVIRRLLTKSGT; encoded by the coding sequence TTGATTGGATTTGACGTCGTAATAATTGGTGGAGGCTTATCAGGATCTTCCACCGCTCTTAACCTGTCAAAGAAAGGATATTCAGTTTTAATTATCGAAAAAGAAAAATCCCAAGATTACAAACCATGTGCAGGAGGGATGGCATCTTCAATGCAAAGATTCCTTCCTTTAGATATAAAAGATTCCATAGAATCAAAAATTAAGAACGTCGAATTCAGATGGAAGGCTTCAGATAATGTAACTGCTGATCTGACTGGTGAATCCCCATTTTGGATTATTAAAAGAGAGAAGCTTGATCAATTATTACTTGAAGAGTCCTTGAGTAATGGAGCTCAGATAATGAGACCGTTATTGATCGAAAAAATCATAAAAAAAAATGATAAATGGGAAATTACTTGCAATAACGAAATAAAATATATTACAGAATTTATTGTGATTGCAGATGGGTCCCAATCGAAATGGGCGGGTTATTTCAATTTAGGGCCAAGAAAACCGAAATTTGCAAACACAATCTCATTAAGATTGAAAGGGTTAGGTGAAATACCTAGAGATGCAGTTAGATTTGAGTTCGGATTTATAAAATATGGTTTTGCATGGGCATTCCCTCTAAGAGAAAGCTTAAATATTGGTCTAGGTACTTTTATAAATAACGGTCTCCTAGAAAATCAGTCTATAAATAAACAAGTAATCAGAAGCTTCGGTTTTGATGATTTTCCTCATAAAACAATTAGTAAGAAACTGAGAATATGGAATGGCTTCCACTCAATTAATGGTGACAAAGTTTTAGCGGTTGGAGATGCAGCATCTCTATGTGATCCATTTTTAGCTGAAGGGATTAGACCATCTTTAATTAGCAGTTTTTATGCTGCAGAATATATAGATCAGTGCCTATCAGGAAAAGTAGATGATTTAAATCTTTATACGAAAAAAATTAACAACATTTGGGGTAAATCAATGGCTTGGGGGAGGAGAATAGCCCAGGTATTTTATAGATTTCCTAGAACTGGATACCAATTAGGTGTCAAAAGAAAAACAGCACCTAAACGTATTGCTCAGATATTATCAGGAGAAATGAGTTATGAAGATATTGCAAAAAGAGTTATCAGAAGACTTTTAACAAAAAGTGGGACTTAG
- the frr gene encoding ribosome recycling factor produces MKEKEIQENMNKSIEATQRNFNTIRTGRANASLLDRVSVEYYGAETPIKSLATISTVDSQTISIQPFDISCLQAIEKSISMSDLGITPNNDGKVIRINVPPLTEERRKEFCKLASKYAEEGKVALRNIRRDAVDKEKKDEKDGLISIDESRDNQSEIQKITNKYIALIETKLSEKEKEILKV; encoded by the coding sequence ATGAAAGAAAAAGAAATTCAAGAAAATATGAATAAAAGTATTGAAGCCACACAAAGAAACTTTAATACAATTAGGACAGGCAGAGCCAATGCTTCATTACTAGACAGAGTAAGTGTTGAGTATTACGGAGCAGAAACACCAATTAAATCACTTGCCACAATAAGCACTGTTGATTCACAAACAATTTCAATACAACCATTCGATATTTCATGTTTACAAGCGATCGAGAAATCTATTTCTATGAGTGATTTAGGTATTACTCCAAATAATGATGGCAAAGTAATAAGAATAAATGTCCCTCCTTTAACAGAAGAAAGAAGAAAAGAATTCTGTAAATTAGCCTCTAAATATGCGGAGGAAGGAAAAGTAGCTTTGAGAAATATCAGAAGAGATGCTGTTGATAAAGAAAAAAAAGACGAAAAAGATGGTCTTATTTCTATTGACGAATCTAGAGATAATCAATCTGAAATTCAGAAAATTACTAATAAATATATTGCCTTAATAGAAACTAAATTGTCTGAAAAAGAAAAGGAAATTTTAAAAGTTTGA
- the pyrH gene encoding UMP kinase, whose product MTYKRVLLKLSGEALMGEKPYGIDPAIVQSIAEDVSKVVENNVQLAIVVGGGNIFRGLKGSADGMDRATADYVGMLATVMNAISLQDGLERVGVATRVQTAIEMQEIAEPYIRRRAMRHLEKGRVVVFGGGCGNPFFTTDTTAALRAAEINAEVVMKATKVDGVYNCDPNKFKDAKKYSSLSYQQVLSDEIAVMDSTAIALCKDNNIPIMVFDIFKKGNISKAVAGEPIGSLIS is encoded by the coding sequence ATGACTTACAAAAGAGTTCTCTTAAAACTTAGTGGTGAAGCACTAATGGGTGAAAAACCTTATGGTATTGATCCTGCTATAGTTCAGTCAATTGCAGAGGATGTTTCAAAAGTAGTCGAAAATAATGTGCAACTTGCAATAGTTGTTGGTGGAGGGAATATTTTTAGAGGTCTTAAAGGGTCTGCAGATGGGATGGATAGAGCGACAGCTGATTATGTTGGGATGCTCGCAACAGTGATGAATGCAATTTCACTTCAAGATGGTTTAGAAAGAGTAGGAGTTGCAACCAGAGTTCAAACCGCAATAGAAATGCAGGAAATTGCAGAACCCTATATCAGAAGAAGAGCTATGAGACACCTTGAAAAAGGGAGAGTTGTGGTCTTCGGAGGTGGATGCGGAAACCCATTTTTCACAACTGACACTACAGCAGCTCTTAGGGCAGCGGAGATAAATGCTGAAGTTGTTATGAAGGCGACCAAAGTTGATGGAGTATATAATTGTGATCCTAATAAATTTAAAGATGCAAAAAAATATTCCTCCCTTAGTTATCAACAAGTTCTTAGCGATGAAATCGCAGTAATGGATAGTACTGCAATTGCACTATGCAAAGATAACAATATCCCTATTATGGTATTTGATATATTCAAAAAAGGGAACATCTCTAAAGCTGTTGCTGGGGAACCTATAGGTTCCTTAATTAGTTAA
- the cobO gene encoding cob(I)yrinic acid a,c-diamide adenosyltransferase, translating into MKEKPSSSEKIFNLDNQANKLGMGGKLSPDSDESSYKKRMQRRKDIQAERLQNRNTKKGLLIVFTGNGKGKTTASLGMALRTIGHGYKVAIIQFIKGGWTTGEEKALKYFSSNLSWHSLGEGFTWETQDRIRDEKLVQEAWQLAKKYIQNESYKLIILDEINIATKLGYLAPEEIITFLKSLNNRKNHIVLTGRGASDSIINYADLVTEMKLIKHPFKEQGIKAQKCVEF; encoded by the coding sequence ATGAAAGAAAAACCTTCATCTTCAGAGAAAATATTTAACCTCGATAATCAAGCAAATAAACTTGGAATGGGAGGTAAATTATCACCGGATAGCGATGAAAGCTCATATAAAAAAAGAATGCAGCGAAGAAAAGATATTCAAGCCGAAAGACTACAGAATAGAAACACAAAAAAAGGATTATTGATTGTTTTCACAGGAAATGGCAAGGGTAAGACAACTGCATCTTTAGGTATGGCTTTAAGGACAATAGGGCATGGCTATAAAGTAGCAATAATTCAATTTATCAAAGGAGGCTGGACCACTGGAGAAGAAAAAGCACTTAAATACTTTTCTTCAAACCTATCATGGCATTCATTAGGAGAGGGATTTACATGGGAAACACAAGACAGAATAAGAGATGAAAAATTAGTTCAAGAGGCGTGGCAATTAGCGAAAAAATACATCCAAAACGAATCTTATAAACTTATCATTCTTGATGAAATTAATATTGCGACAAAACTTGGCTATCTTGCACCAGAAGAAATAATCACTTTTTTAAAAAGCTTAAATAATAGAAAAAATCATATTGTTTTAACTGGAAGGGGGGCATCTGATTCAATTATCAATTATGCTGATTTAGTTACAGAAATGAAACTAATAAAACATCCATTTAAAGAACAAGGAATAAAAGCACAAAAGTGTGTTGAATTTTAG
- a CDS encoding site-specific integrase, with protein MNVIQEINNVNDKFATQGSKLKIEKRGEKLNIRGSLPSKEDKNNFKIQRISLGLKADISGLEEAKKKLQLINLQLELNQFDWINWIGKPHKKEIKDCFEFPNRLNKFEEFFFKENKSDFRTSTRKTTWRSSYKPYMKRILNIYDDYENEPLEKIFQKTLESYKEGTRSRKQCATSLSVLAKFLDIKLPEDWKLNSRGYGLNKAGFRDLPKDELIEKLWEKIPNKSWKFVFGLMATYGLRNHEVFFCDLSSLTKFGDKIIRVLPTTKTGEHQVWPFHPEWVEKFELSKLGENPELLPNINRDLKITTLQNIGKKITDQFKRYSLQIKPYDLRHAWAVRTIFYDLPDTVAARMMGHSVSLHTQTYHHWITKRDQQKAVNNALLKVKRIKNI; from the coding sequence ATGAACGTAATTCAGGAAATTAATAATGTCAATGATAAATTTGCTACTCAAGGCAGCAAGCTTAAAATTGAGAAAAGAGGAGAGAAATTAAATATCCGTGGTTCACTACCCTCTAAAGAAGATAAAAATAACTTTAAAATTCAAAGAATATCTCTTGGTTTAAAGGCTGATATTTCCGGATTAGAGGAAGCCAAAAAAAAATTACAATTAATCAATTTGCAATTGGAATTGAATCAATTTGATTGGATTAATTGGATAGGCAAACCCCATAAAAAAGAAATAAAAGATTGTTTTGAATTCCCAAATAGATTAAATAAATTTGAGGAATTTTTTTTTAAAGAAAATAAAAGTGATTTTCGAACCAGCACTAGAAAAACTACTTGGAGAAGTTCTTACAAACCATATATGAAAAGAATCTTAAATATTTATGATGATTATGAGAATGAACCTTTAGAAAAAATATTTCAAAAAACACTTGAAAGTTATAAAGAAGGTACTAGAAGTAGGAAACAATGCGCTACTTCTTTAAGTGTTCTGGCTAAGTTTTTGGACATTAAACTACCAGAAGATTGGAAATTAAATTCTAGAGGATATGGTCTGAACAAAGCAGGATTTAGGGATCTTCCTAAAGACGAATTAATAGAAAAACTCTGGGAGAAGATACCAAACAAGTCTTGGAAATTTGTTTTTGGTTTGATGGCTACGTATGGATTAAGGAATCATGAAGTATTTTTTTGTGATTTAAGTTCTCTTACTAAGTTTGGGGACAAAATTATTAGAGTTTTACCTACCACTAAAACTGGGGAACATCAAGTTTGGCCATTTCATCCTGAATGGGTGGAAAAGTTCGAATTATCAAAACTTGGAGAAAATCCAGAACTTCTACCAAATATCAATAGAGACCTTAAAATTACAACCTTACAAAATATTGGGAAAAAAATTACAGATCAGTTTAAACGTTACTCTTTACAAATAAAACCTTATGATCTAAGGCATGCTTGGGCAGTAAGAACAATTTTTTATGATTTACCTGATACTGTGGCTGCAAGAATGATGGGACATTCGGTTAGTTTACATACTCAAACTTATCACCACTGGATTACTAAAAGAGATCAACAAAAGGCGGTAAATAATGCACTTTTAAAAGTTAAAAGAATTAAAAATATTTAA
- the hemH gene encoding ferrochelatase: MDKIGVLLMNLGGPERITDVGPFLYNLFSDPEIIRTPFPVFQKPLAWLISTLRSTTSQQAYLSIGGGSPIRRITEQQARELQSNLRDKGFNATTYIAMRYWHPFTESAIADMKADGIDQVVVIPLYPHFSISTSGSSFRELKKLRDSDAEFKKVPMRCVRSWFSQSGYLKSMVELISEQISLCESPSKAHIFFTAHGVPKSYVEEAGDPYKQQIEDCSLLIINELEKFLGHSNPHTLSYQSRVGPVEWLKPYTEEVLADLGRSNVNDLIVVPISFVGEHIETLQEIDIEYKEIAEKAGIKNFRRVKALNTHPTFIEGLSDLVISCLEGPLVNLEEASQLPEKVKLYPQEKWQWGWNNSSEVWNGRVAMIIFLVLFIELISGSGPLHNLGIL, from the coding sequence ATGGATAAAATAGGCGTCTTACTAATGAATTTAGGAGGGCCTGAACGCATTACTGATGTAGGCCCATTCTTATACAATCTTTTTTCTGATCCAGAAATAATCAGGACCCCTTTCCCTGTTTTTCAAAAGCCCCTAGCTTGGTTAATTAGTACGCTTAGGAGTACTACTTCACAACAAGCCTACCTTTCTATAGGTGGAGGTTCACCTATCAGAAGGATAACTGAACAACAAGCAAGAGAATTACAATCTAACTTAAGGGACAAAGGGTTTAATGCTACTACATATATCGCTATGAGGTATTGGCATCCTTTTACCGAATCGGCAATTGCTGATATGAAAGCGGATGGCATAGATCAAGTTGTTGTAATACCCTTGTATCCACATTTTTCGATAAGTACTAGTGGTTCAAGCTTTAGGGAATTAAAAAAATTGCGAGATTCTGATGCTGAATTTAAGAAGGTTCCAATGAGATGTGTAAGGAGTTGGTTCAGTCAATCTGGTTATTTAAAGTCTATGGTCGAACTCATTTCTGAACAAATTTCACTTTGTGAATCACCCTCAAAAGCGCATATATTTTTTACTGCTCATGGAGTTCCTAAGAGTTACGTAGAGGAAGCTGGAGACCCTTATAAACAACAAATTGAAGATTGTTCCTTATTAATCATAAATGAGCTGGAAAAATTTTTAGGGCATAGTAACCCTCATACACTTTCCTATCAAAGTAGAGTTGGCCCTGTTGAATGGTTGAAGCCTTACACAGAAGAAGTGTTAGCTGATCTTGGAAGGTCAAATGTTAATGATCTGATTGTGGTCCCTATAAGTTTCGTTGGAGAGCATATCGAAACATTGCAAGAAATTGATATTGAATATAAAGAAATTGCTGAAAAGGCTGGTATTAAAAACTTTCGGCGAGTTAAGGCTTTAAATACTCATCCTACATTTATTGAAGGCCTTAGTGATCTAGTAATTTCCTGTTTGGAAGGACCTCTTGTTAATTTAGAGGAGGCTTCTCAATTGCCTGAAAAAGTCAAACTTTATCCCCAAGAGAAGTGGCAATGGGGTTGGAATAATAGTTCAGAAGTATGGAACGGAAGGGTCGCAATGATTATCTTTCTTGTGCTTTTTATTGAACTTATTTCAGGCTCTGGACCTTTACATAATTTAGGAATTTTATAA
- the ilvB gene encoding biosynthetic-type acetolactate synthase large subunit: MTLTSRSFSKGSSKHENPVWITGADALMDSLKIHGVKVIFGYPGGAILPIYDAVHKAEQEGWLKHYMVRHEQGGSHAADGYARSTGEVGVCFGTSGPGATNLVTGIATAQMDSVPLVVVTGQVPRPAIGTDAFQETDIFGITLPIVKHSWVIRDPSDIGKVVSEAFFIASSGRPGPVLIDIPKDVGQEFFNYQRVLPGEIIPKGFKRNGKINDCDINKAINLIGDSERPLLYVGGGAISSGAHDEIKTLAKNYQIPVTTTLMGKGAFDEKDNLSVGMLGMHGTAYANFAVTECDLLIAIGARFDDRVTGKLDTFAPNAKVIHIDIDPAEVNKNRRVDVAIVADVSQAVLKINELSLKNKFTCRTKNWLEKIDFWKHKHPLYDPPKEGEIYPQEVLLKVRELSPEAYITTDVGQHQMWAAQYLRNSPRKWISSAGLGTMGFGLPAAIGVKAALPKSDVICIAGDASVLMNIQELGTLSQYGLKVKLIIINNRWQGMVRQWQESFYDERYSSSDMSCGEPDFVKLAESFGVKGYLISDRKQLQNELKNALDHDGPALINILVRRGENCYPMVPPGKSNAQMVGYVNCED; this comes from the coding sequence GTGACCCTTACTTCGAGATCCTTTTCAAAGGGTAGTTCAAAACATGAAAATCCAGTTTGGATAACTGGGGCAGATGCACTAATGGATTCTTTAAAAATTCATGGTGTAAAAGTTATATTTGGATATCCTGGAGGAGCCATATTACCAATATATGATGCTGTTCATAAGGCAGAACAAGAAGGTTGGTTAAAGCATTATATGGTTAGGCATGAACAAGGTGGTTCACATGCAGCTGATGGATATGCAAGATCTACTGGCGAAGTAGGAGTATGTTTTGGCACCTCAGGCCCAGGTGCAACAAATTTGGTAACTGGAATTGCCACTGCACAAATGGATTCAGTCCCCCTAGTTGTAGTTACAGGTCAAGTTCCAAGACCTGCTATAGGGACAGACGCTTTTCAAGAAACTGATATTTTTGGTATAACTCTTCCAATAGTGAAACATTCATGGGTAATAAGAGATCCTTCAGATATCGGGAAAGTAGTTTCTGAAGCTTTTTTTATAGCCTCATCTGGAAGGCCTGGCCCTGTCTTAATCGATATACCCAAAGATGTAGGTCAGGAATTCTTTAATTACCAAAGAGTTTTGCCTGGTGAGATTATTCCTAAAGGTTTTAAAAGGAATGGAAAAATTAATGATTGCGATATAAATAAAGCAATTAATTTAATAGGAGATTCTGAAAGACCTCTTCTATACGTAGGAGGTGGTGCAATATCTTCAGGAGCTCATGATGAAATAAAAACTTTGGCAAAGAATTATCAAATACCAGTTACCACAACCTTAATGGGGAAGGGTGCTTTTGACGAAAAAGACAATTTATCAGTAGGGATGTTAGGAATGCATGGAACAGCTTATGCAAATTTTGCTGTTACAGAATGCGATCTTTTAATTGCTATTGGGGCTAGATTCGATGATAGGGTGACAGGAAAATTAGATACTTTTGCACCTAATGCAAAGGTAATTCATATAGATATCGACCCAGCAGAAGTTAATAAAAATAGACGTGTAGATGTTGCAATTGTTGCTGATGTTTCACAAGCTGTTCTGAAAATTAATGAATTATCTCTAAAAAATAAATTTACTTGTCGTACGAAGAACTGGTTAGAAAAAATTGATTTTTGGAAACATAAACACCCTTTATATGACCCGCCTAAAGAAGGAGAAATTTATCCTCAGGAAGTTCTTTTAAAAGTGAGGGAACTTTCACCAGAAGCTTATATAACTACAGATGTAGGACAACACCAAATGTGGGCTGCTCAATATCTTAGGAATTCTCCAAGAAAATGGATTAGTAGTGCAGGTTTAGGAACCATGGGTTTTGGATTGCCAGCGGCAATTGGAGTAAAAGCAGCCTTACCTAAGTCAGATGTAATTTGTATTGCAGGAGATGCAAGTGTCTTAATGAATATTCAAGAATTAGGAACCTTATCTCAATATGGTCTAAAGGTGAAATTGATTATTATCAATAATCGCTGGCAAGGGATGGTAAGACAATGGCAGGAAAGTTTCTATGATGAAAGATATTCCTCATCTGATATGAGTTGTGGTGAACCTGATTTTGTAAAACTTGCTGAGTCTTTTGGAGTTAAAGGGTATTTAATTTCTGATAGAAAACAATTACAGAATGAATTAAAAAATGCGCTTGATCATG